In Streptomyces seoulensis, the following are encoded in one genomic region:
- a CDS encoding NAD(P)/FAD-dependent oxidoreductase, which translates to MAPSAMSRGKDNWVASLSEAQPVPYWLEDPGKPQPEPALTGTETCDLLVVGGGYSGLWTALNAKERDPGRDVVLLEGREVGWAASGRNGGFCAASLTHGLANGLARWPDEVGTLHELGARNLDGIEDALARYGIDCDFERTGEIDVATETYQAWELRDWHRELEDKGLADGMEFLDRDALRAEVGSPTFEAGLWDRRGVALLHPAKLAWGLKRACLALGVRVYEHTPALTLKQYGAGMEAGTPYGTVRARKVALGTNIFPSLLRRVRSYTVPVYDYALTTEPLSAGQLDSLGWKNRQGLGDAANQFHYFRLTPDNRVLWGGYDAIYPYGGRVRAEYDDRPETYAKLAGHFFTCFPQLEGVRFTHAWGGAIDTCSRFSAFFGTGHQGRVAYAAGYTGLGVGATRFGADVMLDLLDGADTERTRLEMVRKKPLPFPPEPFAWTGIALTRWSLARADAQGGRRNLWLRAMDRLGLGFDS; encoded by the coding sequence ATGGCCCCTAGCGCCATGAGCCGTGGAAAAGACAACTGGGTCGCTTCCCTCTCCGAAGCCCAGCCGGTCCCCTACTGGCTGGAGGACCCCGGCAAGCCCCAGCCCGAGCCCGCCCTCACCGGCACCGAGACCTGCGACCTGCTCGTGGTCGGCGGCGGCTACAGCGGACTGTGGACCGCGCTCAACGCCAAGGAGCGCGACCCGGGCCGGGACGTGGTGCTGCTGGAGGGCCGCGAGGTGGGCTGGGCCGCCTCGGGCCGCAACGGCGGGTTCTGCGCCGCCTCCCTCACCCACGGCCTGGCCAACGGACTGGCCCGCTGGCCGGACGAGGTCGGCACGCTGCACGAACTCGGCGCCCGCAACCTGGACGGCATCGAGGACGCGCTCGCCCGGTACGGCATCGACTGCGACTTCGAGCGCACCGGCGAGATCGACGTGGCCACCGAGACCTACCAGGCGTGGGAACTGCGCGACTGGCACCGGGAACTCGAGGACAAGGGCCTCGCGGACGGCATGGAGTTCCTCGACCGGGACGCTCTGCGCGCCGAGGTCGGCTCGCCCACCTTCGAGGCCGGACTGTGGGACCGCAGAGGCGTGGCCCTGCTGCACCCCGCCAAGCTGGCCTGGGGCCTGAAGCGGGCCTGCCTCGCCCTGGGGGTCCGGGTGTACGAGCACACCCCGGCCCTGACCCTGAAGCAGTACGGCGCCGGGATGGAGGCCGGCACCCCGTACGGCACGGTCCGGGCCCGCAAGGTCGCGCTCGGCACCAACATCTTCCCCAGCCTCCTGCGCCGGGTCCGCTCCTACACGGTGCCGGTCTACGACTACGCGCTGACCACCGAGCCGCTCAGCGCCGGGCAGCTCGACTCGCTCGGCTGGAAGAACCGCCAGGGCCTCGGGGACGCGGCCAACCAGTTCCACTACTTCCGGCTGACCCCGGACAACCGGGTGCTGTGGGGCGGCTACGACGCGATCTACCCCTACGGCGGCCGGGTGCGCGCGGAGTACGACGACCGGCCGGAGACGTACGCCAAGCTGGCCGGGCACTTCTTCACCTGCTTCCCGCAGCTGGAGGGCGTCCGCTTCACCCACGCCTGGGGCGGCGCGATCGACACCTGCTCCCGCTTCTCGGCGTTCTTCGGCACCGGACATCAGGGCCGGGTCGCCTACGCGGCGGGCTACACGGGCCTCGGTGTGGGGGCCACCCGTTTCGGCGCCGACGTGATGCTGGATCTGCTGGACGGCGCGGACACCGAGCGCACCCGGCTGGAGATGGTCCGCAAGAAGCCGCTGCCGTTCCCGCCCGAGCCGTTCGCCTGGACCGGGATCGCGCTGACCCGCTGGTCGCTGGCGCGGGCCGACGCGCAGGGCGGCCGGCGGAACCTGTGGCTGCGGGCCATGGACCGGCTGGGACTCGGCTTCGACAGCTAG